A region of Micromonospora chokoriensis DNA encodes the following proteins:
- a CDS encoding DUF4126 domain-containing protein: MFEVLTGTGLAASAGLNAYIPLLILGLLGRYTDLIDLPSGWTWLGNGWVILIMAVLLAVEMVADKVPVVDHVNDVVQTVVRPTAGGLAFGAGSSSETVTVSDPGSFFSTHQWVPVVTGVLLALGVHLLKSAARPVVNATTAGFGAPVASTAEDATSVVVSLAAVLLPVLVLVFLVGLAFFVYWFFRRRSGRRRERDAARAAGFRV; the protein is encoded by the coding sequence GTGTTCGAAGTTCTCACCGGCACCGGTCTCGCCGCCTCGGCAGGGCTGAACGCCTACATACCCCTGCTCATCCTCGGTCTCCTCGGCCGCTACACCGACCTGATCGACCTGCCCAGCGGCTGGACCTGGCTCGGCAACGGCTGGGTCATCCTCATCATGGCCGTGCTGCTGGCAGTGGAGATGGTGGCGGACAAGGTGCCCGTCGTCGACCACGTCAACGACGTGGTGCAGACGGTGGTCCGCCCGACAGCCGGCGGCCTGGCCTTCGGCGCCGGCTCCTCGTCCGAGACGGTGACGGTCAGCGACCCGGGAAGCTTCTTCTCGACCCACCAGTGGGTGCCGGTCGTCACCGGCGTCCTGCTGGCGCTGGGCGTGCACCTGCTCAAGTCCGCGGCGCGACCCGTCGTCAACGCCACCACCGCCGGCTTCGGCGCCCCGGTGGCGAGCACCGCCGAGGACGCGACGAGCGTGGTGGTCTCCCTGGCGGCGGTCCTCCTGCCGGTGTTGGTGCTCGTCTTCCTGGTCGGCCTGGCGTTCTTCGTCTACTGGTTCTTCCGCCGGCGCTCCGGTCGCCGACGGGAACGGGACGCGGCCCGCGCCGCCGGGTTCCGCGTCTGA
- a CDS encoding LCP family protein: MLVGKAGKSGRRSSVWRGVPRWAKICTVFGTVLTVLSGAVLVGTEVLMARYEGAVGKADLFGDQAAGAQAKKSEIKGPLNILLVGIDPRSPTAAPLADSIMVLHVPASMDRAYLFSVPRDLYVRIPPFKKAEFLGETTKINAAMSHGSKVPGANPDAARGFELLATTVQNVTGIKRFDAGAIINFSGFQKIVDAMGGVTMYIERDVRSEHKQPDGTARPGNPRGEGYIGPQALYKKGNQHLSGWQALDYVRQRYPKNGVPDSDYGRQRHQQQFVKAMVGQAFSADVVSNPVKLDKVLRAAGQSLIFNGRGNSVVDFGLALKDIRPNTIEMIKLPGGGVYDGKRYLGEQFQEGVPDFFTALHNEQLDPFLLEHPEFVNKAK; this comes from the coding sequence ATGCTCGTGGGTAAGGCCGGCAAGAGTGGCCGCAGGTCGTCCGTATGGCGGGGTGTGCCGCGTTGGGCCAAGATCTGCACGGTGTTCGGCACCGTGCTGACGGTGCTCAGTGGGGCCGTCCTGGTCGGCACCGAGGTGCTCATGGCGCGCTACGAGGGTGCCGTCGGCAAGGCGGACCTGTTCGGCGACCAGGCGGCGGGTGCCCAGGCGAAGAAGAGCGAGATCAAGGGACCGCTCAACATCCTGCTGGTCGGCATCGACCCGCGTTCGCCGACGGCGGCGCCACTGGCAGACTCGATCATGGTGCTGCACGTGCCGGCGTCGATGGACCGCGCCTACCTGTTCTCGGTGCCTCGGGACCTCTACGTGCGCATCCCGCCGTTCAAGAAGGCCGAGTTCCTGGGCGAGACCACGAAGATCAACGCTGCCATGTCGCACGGCAGCAAGGTCCCGGGGGCGAACCCCGACGCGGCCCGGGGCTTCGAGTTGCTGGCGACCACCGTGCAGAACGTGACGGGCATCAAGCGCTTCGACGCCGGCGCGATCATCAACTTCAGCGGTTTTCAGAAGATCGTCGACGCCATGGGCGGCGTCACCATGTACATCGAGCGGGACGTGCGGTCGGAGCACAAGCAGCCGGACGGCACGGCGCGCCCCGGCAACCCCCGCGGTGAGGGCTACATCGGCCCGCAGGCGCTCTACAAGAAGGGCAACCAGCACCTGAGTGGCTGGCAGGCGCTGGACTACGTGCGGCAGCGTTACCCGAAGAACGGCGTTCCCGACTCGGACTACGGCCGGCAGCGTCACCAGCAGCAGTTCGTCAAGGCGATGGTCGGCCAGGCGTTCAGCGCCGACGTGGTGTCCAACCCGGTCAAGCTGGACAAGGTGCTCCGCGCCGCCGGTCAGTCGTTGATCTTCAACGGTCGGGGCAACAGCGTGGTCGACTTCGGGCTCGCCCTGAAGGACATCCGCCCGAACACCATCGAGATGATCAAGCTTCCGGGTGGTGGGGTGTACGACGGCAAGAGGTACCTGGGGGAGCAGTTCCAGGAGGGGGTCCCGGACTTCTTCACCGCGCTGCACAACGAGCAGCTCGATCCGTTCCTGCTGGAGCACCCCGAATTCGTGAACAAGGCGAAGTAG
- a CDS encoding cob(I)yrinic acid a,c-diamide adenosyltransferase: protein MAVHLTRIYTKAGDAGMTRLSNNEQVPKTDPRIAAYADVDECNAAIGVAIALGHLDEELRGVLASVQNDLFDVGADLSTPVEPEPKYPPLRVTEEYVERLEGWCDEYNARLSKLDSFILPGGTAGAALLHVARTIARRAERAAWALVSHDPDRTSTLPAKYLNRLSDLLFILSRTANPAGDVLWVPGGKR from the coding sequence ATGGCCGTCCACCTCACGCGCATCTACACCAAGGCCGGCGACGCCGGCATGACCAGGCTGAGCAACAACGAGCAGGTGCCGAAGACCGATCCGCGCATCGCCGCGTACGCGGATGTCGACGAGTGCAACGCGGCGATCGGCGTCGCGATCGCGCTGGGCCACCTCGACGAGGAACTGCGGGGCGTACTGGCGTCGGTGCAGAACGACCTGTTCGACGTCGGCGCCGACCTGTCCACCCCCGTCGAGCCGGAGCCGAAGTACCCACCGCTGCGGGTGACCGAGGAGTACGTCGAGCGCCTGGAGGGCTGGTGCGACGAGTACAACGCACGCCTGAGCAAGCTCGACTCCTTCATCCTCCCGGGCGGCACCGCCGGCGCGGCACTGCTGCACGTGGCACGGACCATCGCCCGGCGAGCCGAACGGGCGGCCTGGGCGCTGGTCAGCCACGATCCGGATCGGACCAGCACGCTCCCGGCAAAGTATCTCAACCGGCTCTCCGATCTGCTCTTTATCCTGTCAAGAACGGCAAATCCGGCTGGAGACGTGCTATGGGTGCCGGGCGGCAAGCGCTGA
- a CDS encoding DUF2550 domain-containing protein produces MEIVEGFGIGVVVILVALLILFVRRALVTRSGGIIRLSVRVTTVLDGRGWSPGFGRFVGDELRWYRMFSFAIRPKRVLSRKGLAVERRRLPEGQERLSMPADWVILRCTSHHAPVEIAMARSTVTGFLSWLEAAPPGAVSPRMASQDWPAA; encoded by the coding sequence ATGGAGATCGTCGAGGGATTCGGGATCGGCGTTGTCGTCATCCTCGTCGCGCTTCTGATCCTCTTCGTCCGGCGAGCTCTGGTCACCCGTAGCGGTGGCATCATCCGGCTCAGCGTCCGGGTCACCACCGTACTCGACGGTCGCGGCTGGTCGCCCGGTTTCGGCCGCTTCGTCGGTGACGAGCTGCGGTGGTACCGGATGTTCAGCTTCGCGATCCGCCCCAAGCGGGTGCTGTCGCGCAAAGGGTTGGCGGTGGAGCGTCGACGGTTGCCCGAAGGTCAGGAACGGCTCTCCATGCCGGCCGACTGGGTGATCCTCCGCTGTACCAGTCACCACGCACCGGTGGAGATCGCCATGGCGCGATCGACGGTTACCGGCTTTCTCTCCTGGCTCGAGGCCGCCCCTCCGGGGGCGGTCTCGCCGCGTATGGCCTCCCAGGACTGGCCGGCCGCCTGA
- the atpD gene encoding F0F1 ATP synthase subunit beta yields MTAPVETKTATGRVVRVIGPVVDAEFPRDAMPALFNALNVTVSLSGGEKTLTLEVAQHLGDNLVRAISMQPTDGLVRGAEVRDSGSPITVPVGDAVKGHVFNAIGEVLNLKEGETLNPDDHWGIHRKAPAFADLEPKTEMLETGIKVIDLLAPYVKGGKIGLFGGAGVGKTVLIQEMITRVARNFGGTSVFAGVGERTREGNDLIAEMTESGVIDKTALVYGQMDEPPGTRLRVALSALTMAEYFRDVKKQEVLLFIDNIFRFTQAGSEVSTLLGRMPSAVGYQPTLADEMGELQERITSVRGQAITSMQAIYVPADDYTDPAPATTFAHLDATTNLERSISDKGIYPAVDPLASSSRILAPEFVGQDHFQVATEVKRILQRYKDLQDIIAILGIEELSEEDKITVARARRIERFLSQNTYAAEQFTGVPGSTVPIKETIEAFRKISEGEYDHFPEQAFFMCGGLDDLEKKAEELMKG; encoded by the coding sequence ATGACTGCACCAGTAGAGACCAAGACGGCCACGGGTCGCGTGGTCCGGGTCATCGGCCCGGTCGTCGACGCCGAGTTCCCGCGCGACGCCATGCCGGCCCTGTTCAACGCCCTGAACGTCACCGTGAGCCTGTCCGGCGGTGAGAAGACGCTGACCCTGGAGGTCGCCCAGCACCTGGGTGACAACCTGGTCCGCGCGATCTCGATGCAGCCGACGGACGGTCTGGTTCGCGGCGCGGAGGTTCGTGACTCCGGTTCGCCGATCACCGTTCCGGTGGGCGACGCGGTCAAGGGCCACGTGTTCAACGCGATCGGCGAGGTGCTCAACCTCAAGGAGGGCGAGACCCTCAACCCGGACGACCACTGGGGTATCCACCGCAAGGCCCCGGCCTTCGCGGACCTGGAGCCGAAGACCGAGATGCTGGAGACCGGCATCAAGGTCATCGACCTGCTCGCCCCGTACGTCAAGGGCGGCAAGATCGGCCTGTTCGGTGGCGCGGGCGTGGGCAAGACGGTGCTCATCCAGGAGATGATCACCCGTGTCGCCCGTAACTTCGGTGGTACCTCGGTCTTCGCCGGCGTGGGTGAGCGCACCCGTGAGGGCAACGACCTCATCGCCGAGATGACCGAGTCCGGCGTCATCGACAAGACCGCGCTGGTCTACGGCCAGATGGACGAGCCGCCGGGCACCCGTCTGCGGGTGGCGCTCTCCGCGCTGACCATGGCGGAGTACTTCCGGGACGTGAAGAAGCAGGAGGTGCTGCTCTTCATCGACAACATCTTCCGCTTCACCCAGGCCGGTTCGGAGGTCTCCACCCTGCTCGGCCGTATGCCGAGCGCCGTGGGTTACCAGCCGACCCTGGCCGACGAGATGGGCGAGCTCCAGGAGCGGATCACCTCCGTCCGGGGCCAGGCCATCACCTCGATGCAGGCGATCTACGTGCCGGCGGACGACTACACCGACCCCGCTCCGGCCACCACGTTCGCCCACCTGGACGCGACCACCAACCTGGAGCGGTCGATCTCCGACAAGGGCATCTACCCGGCCGTGGACCCGCTGGCGTCCTCGTCCCGGATCCTCGCCCCGGAGTTCGTCGGCCAGGATCACTTCCAGGTCGCCACCGAGGTGAAGCGGATCCTGCAGCGCTACAAGGACCTGCAGGACATCATCGCCATCCTCGGTATCGAGGAGCTCTCCGAGGAAGACAAGATCACCGTGGCCCGGGCCCGGCGGATCGAGCGCTTCCTGTCGCAGAACACGTACGCCGCGGAGCAGTTCACCGGTGTGCCGGGCTCGACGGTTCCGATCAAGGAGACCATCGAGGCGTTCCGTAAGATCAGCGAGGGTGAGTACGATCACTTCCCCGAGCAGGCGTTCTTCATGTGCGGCGGTCTCGACGACCTGGAGAAGAAGGCTGAGGAGCTGATGAAGGGCTGA
- a CDS encoding protein meaA has protein sequence MDETAFPGRLPERDRPWVMRTYAGHSSATATNALFRRNLAKGQTGLSVAFDLPTQTGYDPDHELASGEVGRVGVPVAHLDDMRALFDGIPLAEMNTSMTINAPAMWLLALYAGVASEQDAELTRCAGTTQNDIIKEYLSRGTYIFPPAASLRLTADVVAYTLREMPRWNPVNICSYHLQEAGATPVQEVGFALATAVAVLDAVRDAGQVPAERMGDVVQRVSFFVNAGVRFVEEIAKMRAFGVLWDEITRDRYGVSEARQRRFRYGVQVNSLGLTEAQPENNIQRIVLEMLGVTMSRDARARAVQLPAWNEALGLPRPWDQQWSLRMQQVLAYESDLLEYPDLFAGSHVMTALVDEIVTGARVELDKVLELGGVVAAVETGYLKSALVASLASRRRRMESGADVVVGVNRYAETEPSPLTAAGADAVEQVDPAVEAAAVDRVRRWRADRDGAAVDAALARLRADAASTANLMPATLDCVRAGVTTGEWAGALRQVFGEYRAPTGLAGAAGSGGDPGLAAVRERVTATARELGSGRLRLLVGKPGLDGHSNGAEQIAVRARDAGFEVVYQGIRLTAAQIVAAAVEEDVDLVGLSVLSGSHLAAVPAVLDGLRAAGRADLPVVVGGIIPAGDADTLRAAGVARVFTPKDFALTDIIDDLVTVIRRANDLP, from the coding sequence ATGGACGAGACGGCATTTCCGGGGCGACTGCCCGAGCGGGACCGCCCGTGGGTGATGCGCACCTACGCCGGCCACTCGTCGGCGACCGCGACCAACGCCCTCTTCCGCCGCAACCTGGCGAAGGGGCAGACCGGCCTCTCGGTCGCCTTCGACCTGCCCACCCAGACCGGGTACGACCCGGACCACGAACTCGCCTCCGGCGAGGTCGGGCGGGTCGGCGTGCCGGTGGCCCACCTCGACGACATGCGGGCGCTGTTCGACGGCATCCCGCTCGCCGAGATGAACACCTCGATGACCATCAACGCCCCGGCGATGTGGTTGCTCGCCCTCTACGCCGGTGTGGCGTCGGAGCAGGACGCCGAGTTGACCCGCTGCGCGGGCACCACACAGAACGACATCATCAAGGAGTACCTGTCCCGGGGGACGTACATCTTCCCGCCGGCCGCGTCGCTGCGGCTCACCGCCGACGTGGTGGCGTACACGCTGCGGGAGATGCCGCGCTGGAACCCGGTCAACATCTGCTCGTACCACCTCCAGGAGGCCGGCGCCACGCCCGTGCAGGAGGTCGGCTTCGCGCTGGCCACCGCGGTCGCCGTGCTCGACGCGGTCCGCGACGCAGGTCAGGTGCCCGCCGAACGGATGGGCGACGTCGTGCAGCGGGTGTCGTTCTTCGTCAACGCCGGGGTGCGTTTCGTCGAGGAGATCGCCAAGATGCGCGCGTTCGGCGTGCTCTGGGACGAGATCACCCGGGACCGGTACGGGGTCAGCGAGGCCCGCCAACGGCGGTTCCGCTACGGGGTGCAGGTCAACTCGCTCGGCCTCACCGAGGCGCAGCCGGAGAACAACATCCAGCGCATCGTGCTGGAGATGCTCGGCGTCACGATGTCCCGCGACGCGCGGGCCCGCGCCGTGCAACTGCCCGCCTGGAACGAGGCGCTCGGCCTGCCCCGCCCGTGGGACCAGCAGTGGTCGCTACGGATGCAGCAGGTCCTGGCGTACGAGTCGGACCTGCTCGAATACCCCGACCTCTTCGCCGGCTCGCACGTGATGACCGCCCTGGTCGACGAGATCGTCACCGGGGCGCGGGTCGAGCTGGACAAGGTCCTCGAACTGGGTGGCGTGGTCGCCGCCGTGGAGACCGGCTACCTCAAGAGCGCCCTGGTCGCCTCGCTGGCCTCGCGCCGCCGCCGGATGGAGTCCGGCGCCGACGTGGTGGTCGGGGTCAACCGCTACGCCGAGACCGAACCGTCCCCGCTCACCGCCGCCGGCGCGGACGCCGTCGAGCAGGTCGACCCGGCCGTCGAGGCAGCCGCCGTCGACCGCGTACGCCGATGGCGTGCCGATCGGGACGGCGCGGCCGTGGACGCGGCGCTCGCCCGGCTCCGCGCGGACGCCGCGAGCACCGCCAACCTGATGCCGGCGACCCTGGACTGTGTGCGGGCCGGGGTGACCACCGGCGAGTGGGCCGGCGCGCTGCGTCAGGTCTTCGGCGAGTACCGCGCACCGACCGGCCTGGCCGGCGCCGCCGGCAGCGGCGGCGACCCGGGGCTCGCGGCAGTCCGGGAGCGGGTCACCGCCACCGCCCGCGAGCTGGGCAGCGGCCGGTTGCGGCTGCTGGTCGGCAAACCCGGCCTGGACGGGCACTCCAACGGCGCGGAGCAGATCGCGGTACGCGCCCGCGACGCCGGTTTCGAGGTCGTCTACCAGGGCATCCGGCTGACCGCCGCGCAGATCGTCGCCGCCGCCGTCGAGGAGGACGTCGACCTGGTCGGGCTGTCGGTGCTCTCCGGGTCGCACCTGGCCGCCGTGCCCGCGGTGCTCGACGGGCTGCGCGCCGCCGGCCGGGCGGACCTGCCGGTGGTGGTGGGCGGCATCATCCCGGCCGGCGACGCGGACACCCTCCGGGCCGCCGGGGTGGCCCGGGTGTTCACCCCGAAGGACTTCGCCCTCACCGACATCATCGACGACCTGGTGACGGTCATCCGTCGCGCCAACGACCTGCCCTGA
- a CDS encoding ABC transporter permease, with translation MTTTTKPAAPVAATPGRRPSAGALAVRQGRLEITQFLRSRESVVFTMGFPIIMILIFASIFDGTIGGGVKFTQYFITGMIATGLMTVSFQNLGIWIPIERDRGVLKRYRGTPMPKWVWFAGKVIMVVAIGIAETVLLLAVAVALFDLDLPGTAGRWFTFGWVAVLGVTACTLCGIAISSLARTARSGSAVVTPVALVLQFISGVFFVFTDLPTWMQQVAALFPLKWMCQGLRAVFLPESFGAQEPGGSFELGRVALVLALWCVIGVVLCLTTFRWTTKRDG, from the coding sequence ATGACGACCACGACGAAGCCGGCGGCGCCGGTCGCCGCGACCCCCGGCCGACGGCCCAGCGCCGGCGCGCTCGCAGTGCGCCAGGGCCGGCTGGAGATCACCCAGTTCCTGCGCAGCCGGGAGTCCGTGGTCTTCACGATGGGCTTCCCCATCATCATGATCCTGATCTTCGCGTCGATCTTCGACGGGACGATCGGCGGCGGGGTCAAGTTCACCCAGTACTTCATCACCGGCATGATCGCGACCGGCCTGATGACGGTGAGCTTCCAGAACCTCGGCATCTGGATCCCGATCGAGCGGGACCGGGGGGTGCTCAAGCGGTACCGGGGCACGCCGATGCCGAAGTGGGTCTGGTTCGCCGGCAAGGTGATCATGGTGGTGGCGATCGGCATCGCCGAGACCGTGCTGCTGCTGGCCGTCGCGGTGGCGCTGTTCGACCTCGACCTGCCGGGCACCGCCGGCAGGTGGTTCACCTTCGGTTGGGTCGCCGTGCTCGGCGTGACGGCGTGCACCCTGTGCGGCATCGCCATCTCGTCGCTGGCCCGCACCGCGCGCAGCGGTTCCGCCGTGGTCACCCCGGTCGCCCTGGTGCTCCAGTTCATCTCCGGGGTGTTCTTCGTCTTCACCGACCTGCCCACCTGGATGCAGCAGGTCGCGGCGCTGTTCCCGCTCAAGTGGATGTGCCAGGGGCTGCGCGCGGTCTTCCTGCCGGAGAGCTTCGGCGCGCAGGAGCCGGGCGGCTCGTTCGAGCTGGGACGGGTCGCGCTGGTGCTGGCCCTGTGGTGCGTGATCGGCGTGGTGCTCTGCCTGACCACCTTCCGCTGGACCACCAAACGCGATGGCTGA
- the murA gene encoding UDP-N-acetylglucosamine 1-carboxyvinyltransferase, with amino-acid sequence MTHSLRIPDLTIPARPDNSPSWPVVVGPGDAGDPAVNDVDVIRVHGNARLAGTVHVVGAKNSALKLMAAALLAPGRSVITNVPRITDIAIMGEVLRRLGCGVQFDADDPVDPMVAQGGIARSRSVTIDVPEQPGADADYDLVRRLRASICVLGPLLARRGYVRVAHPGGDAIGSRGLDMHISGLTRMGAEISGEHGFVIASAPHGLRGADIVLDFPSVGATENLVMAAVLAQGTTMIDNAAREPEIVDICTMLNQMGARIAGAGTSTLRITGVPGLRPVRHATVGDRIVAGTWAFGAAMTRGDVTVTGLDPAYLEVALDKVVAAGGLVETRGDGFRVRMDDRPRAVDVVTLPYPGFATDLLPMAIGLAAVSDGASLITENIFDGRFMFANEMMRLGADIKTDGHHAVVRGRDRLSGAPVRATDIRAGAGLIIAGLCAEGVTEVSHVHHVDRGYPDFVADLRALGVAVERGTTPEEPSLEI; translated from the coding sequence ATGACGCACAGCCTACGGATTCCCGACCTGACAATCCCGGCGCGGCCGGACAACAGTCCCAGTTGGCCGGTGGTGGTGGGCCCCGGCGACGCGGGCGACCCGGCGGTCAACGACGTCGACGTCATCCGGGTGCACGGTAACGCCCGGTTGGCCGGCACCGTGCACGTCGTCGGCGCCAAGAACTCGGCGTTGAAGCTGATGGCCGCCGCGCTGCTCGCGCCCGGCCGCAGCGTGATCACGAACGTGCCGCGGATCACCGACATCGCGATCATGGGGGAGGTGCTGCGTCGGCTGGGCTGTGGCGTCCAGTTCGACGCGGACGACCCGGTCGATCCGATGGTCGCGCAGGGTGGGATCGCCCGGTCCCGTTCGGTGACCATCGACGTGCCCGAGCAGCCGGGCGCCGACGCCGACTACGACCTGGTCCGGCGGTTGCGTGCGTCGATCTGCGTGCTCGGGCCGCTGCTGGCCCGTCGGGGGTACGTGCGGGTGGCGCACCCCGGCGGGGACGCCATCGGGTCCCGTGGGCTGGACATGCACATCTCCGGTCTGACCCGGATGGGCGCGGAGATCTCCGGTGAGCACGGGTTCGTCATCGCGTCCGCTCCGCACGGGTTGCGCGGTGCGGACATCGTGTTGGACTTCCCCAGCGTCGGCGCGACCGAGAACCTGGTGATGGCGGCCGTGCTGGCCCAGGGCACCACGATGATCGACAACGCGGCCCGGGAGCCGGAGATCGTCGACATCTGCACGATGCTCAACCAGATGGGCGCGCGGATCGCCGGTGCGGGCACGTCCACGTTGCGGATCACCGGTGTTCCCGGTCTACGTCCGGTCCGACACGCCACGGTGGGGGATCGGATCGTCGCGGGCACCTGGGCGTTCGGGGCGGCGATGACCCGGGGGGACGTGACGGTGACCGGGCTGGACCCGGCGTACCTGGAGGTCGCGCTGGACAAGGTGGTGGCGGCCGGCGGCCTGGTGGAGACCCGGGGGGACGGCTTCCGGGTACGGATGGACGACCGGCCCCGCGCTGTGGACGTGGTGACCCTGCCGTACCCCGGCTTCGCCACCGACCTGCTGCCGATGGCGATCGGGCTGGCGGCGGTCAGCGACGGCGCCTCCCTGATCACCGAGAACATCTTCGACGGCCGGTTCATGTTCGCCAACGAGATGATGCGGCTCGGTGCGGACATCAAGACCGACGGGCACCACGCTGTGGTCCGTGGGCGGGACCGTCTCTCCGGCGCCCCGGTACGGGCCACCGACATCCGCGCCGGCGCCGGGCTGATCATCGCCGGTCTCTGCGCTGAGGGGGTCACCGAGGTCTCGCACGTGCACCACGTCGACAGGGGCTACCCGGACTTCGTGGCCGACCTGCGCGCGCTCGGGGTGGCGGTCGAACGGGGCACCACGCCGGAAGAGCCGTCGCTGGAGATCTGA
- a CDS encoding 3-hydroxyacyl-CoA dehydrogenase family protein: protein MAGRLAVVGAGLMGSGIAQVAAQAGWQVTLRDLDDAATTRGLGGIRKSLEKFAEKGRIEASEVEATLARITPTTDLEAAADADIVVEAVFERLEIKHEVFRALDKICKSDAVLATNTSAIPVTQIAAVTERPEAVVGTHFFSPVPMMQLCELVRGYKTSDATLDTARAFAEEIGKTVVVVNRDIAGFVTTRLISALVMEAVKLVESGVVSAEDLDTACRLGFGHAMGPLATTDLTGVDVLLHASKNIYTDTADEKFFPPELLQRMVTAGDLGRKTGKGFYTY, encoded by the coding sequence ATGGCGGGTCGACTCGCGGTCGTCGGGGCTGGGCTGATGGGTTCCGGCATCGCCCAGGTGGCGGCGCAGGCGGGCTGGCAGGTGACGCTGCGCGACCTGGACGACGCGGCCACCACCCGAGGGCTCGGCGGCATCCGGAAGTCGTTGGAGAAGTTCGCCGAGAAGGGCAGGATCGAGGCGTCCGAGGTCGAGGCGACCCTGGCCCGGATCACCCCGACCACCGACCTGGAGGCGGCGGCCGACGCGGACATCGTGGTCGAGGCGGTCTTCGAGCGGCTGGAGATCAAGCACGAGGTGTTCCGCGCCCTGGACAAGATCTGCAAGTCGGACGCGGTGCTCGCCACCAACACGTCGGCCATCCCGGTGACCCAGATCGCCGCGGTGACCGAGCGTCCCGAGGCGGTCGTCGGCACCCACTTCTTCTCCCCGGTGCCGATGATGCAGCTCTGCGAGCTGGTCCGCGGTTACAAGACCAGCGACGCCACGCTGGACACCGCACGGGCCTTCGCCGAGGAGATCGGCAAGACGGTCGTGGTGGTCAACCGGGACATCGCCGGCTTCGTCACCACCCGGTTGATCTCCGCGCTGGTGATGGAGGCCGTCAAGCTGGTGGAGTCCGGCGTGGTGTCGGCGGAGGACCTGGACACGGCCTGCCGCCTGGGCTTCGGGCACGCGATGGGCCCGCTCGCCACCACCGACCTGACCGGCGTGGACGTGCTGCTGCACGCCTCGAAGAACATCTACACCGACACGGCCGACGAGAAGTTCTTCCCGCCGGAGCTGCTCCAGCGGATGGTCACGGCCGGCGACCTGGGCCGCAAGACCGGCAAGGGTTTCTACACGTACTGA
- a CDS encoding F0F1 ATP synthase subunit epsilon translates to MAQQLHVELVAVEEKVWSGEAEMVVARTTEGELGVLPGHAPLLGQLAEPGQVRIKLAGGEQVSYEVAGGFLSVSADGVTVLAESATPVSAQSR, encoded by the coding sequence GTGGCACAGCAGCTTCACGTCGAGCTCGTCGCCGTCGAGGAGAAGGTCTGGTCGGGTGAGGCCGAGATGGTCGTCGCCCGGACGACCGAGGGCGAGCTCGGTGTCCTGCCGGGCCACGCACCGCTGCTCGGCCAGCTCGCCGAGCCCGGCCAGGTGCGCATCAAGCTCGCTGGTGGCGAGCAGGTCTCCTACGAGGTTGCCGGCGGTTTCCTCTCGGTGAGCGCCGACGGTGTCACCGTGCTGGCCGAGAGCGCAACCCCGGTTTCCGCGCAGAGCCGCTGA
- a CDS encoding ABC transporter ATP-binding protein, with the protein MDDELAISVRGLRKAYGDNVAVAGVDLDVHRGEVFALLGPNGAGKTTTVEILEGYRRRDAGEVSVLGADPANPDASWRSRVGIVLQGTGEFDELTVAEVVRHFSGFYPGADDPDKVIERVGLAGKATARTHTLSGGQKRRLDVALGIIGRPELLFLDEPTTGFDPEARREFWDLIRDLAAAGTTIVLTTHYLDEAEALADRVGVIAGGRVVEVAAPNQLGNRQEALATVSWRTPDGALESVQSATPTAVVADLAARHGGEVPGLTVTRPTLEDVYLTMIGHGR; encoded by the coding sequence ATGGATGACGAGCTGGCCATCTCCGTCCGAGGGTTACGCAAGGCCTACGGCGACAACGTGGCGGTGGCGGGCGTGGACCTCGACGTGCACCGCGGCGAGGTGTTCGCGTTGCTCGGCCCGAACGGCGCCGGCAAGACCACCACGGTGGAGATCCTGGAGGGTTACCGGCGGCGGGACGCCGGCGAGGTCTCCGTGCTCGGCGCGGACCCGGCGAACCCCGACGCGAGTTGGCGCTCCCGCGTCGGCATCGTGCTCCAGGGCACCGGCGAGTTCGACGAGCTGACCGTGGCCGAGGTCGTCCGGCACTTCTCGGGCTTCTACCCGGGCGCCGACGACCCGGACAAGGTGATCGAGCGGGTCGGGCTGGCCGGCAAGGCCACCGCCCGTACGCACACCCTCTCCGGCGGGCAGAAGCGCCGCCTGGACGTGGCGCTCGGCATCATCGGCCGCCCCGAACTGCTCTTCCTCGACGAGCCGACCACGGGCTTCGACCCGGAGGCCCGGCGCGAGTTCTGGGACCTGATCCGCGACCTCGCCGCCGCCGGCACCACCATCGTGCTCACCACGCACTACCTGGACGAGGCGGAGGCACTCGCCGACCGGGTCGGTGTGATCGCCGGCGGGCGGGTGGTCGAGGTGGCCGCCCCGAACCAGCTCGGCAACCGGCAGGAGGCCCTCGCGACGGTCTCCTGGCGTACCCCCGACGGGGCGCTGGAGAGCGTGCAGAGCGCGACGCCGACGGCAGTGGTCGCCGACCTGGCCGCGCGTCACGGCGGCGAGGTCCCCGGGCTCACCGTGACCCGGCCGACCCTGGAGGACGTCTACCTCACCATGATCGGACACGGACGATGA